One Belonocnema kinseyi isolate 2016_QV_RU_SX_M_011 chromosome 6, B_treatae_v1, whole genome shotgun sequence genomic region harbors:
- the LOC117175220 gene encoding transmembrane protein 230, with the protein MSRRKVGREKQFNSVDYTQLTETDHGFVDSQFVQPPVKIPWKAIILAALLFIGGTIMLVIGSLIVSGHIDTKYSDRMWPIIILGALMFIPGAYHVRVAILAYRKVPGYSFDDIPEFE; encoded by the exons aTGTCTAGAAGAAAGGTAGGCCGAGAAAAACAATTTAACAGCGTGGATTATACTCAACTCACCGAAACCGATCATGGTTTCGTAGATTCTCAA tttGTGCAGCCTCCTGTGAAAATACCATGGAAGGCGATTATTCTAGCAGCCCTCCTTTTTATCGGAGGGACTATCATGCTTGTAATCGGCAGCTTAATTGTCAGTGGTCACATTGACACTAAG TATTCGGATCGAATGTGGCCGATAATAATTTTAGGAGCCTTAATGTTTATACCAGGAGCTTATCACGTAAGAGTAGCGATATTAGCGTATCGGAAAGTTCCTGGCTACTCGTTTGATGATATTCCCGAATTcgaataa